The sequence GAGAGATGGGAATGGGCAGGGATGGGGGACAAACAGGTGGGCTGACAGATGCTTTGTTCTGATTGGATGATGAACTACTTGTATTTGCTGACTGACAttctaggtaggtaggtagaatggctttttttctcaatatgtttccaaaggaaaacattttgcTTTCACTGGCCTACTGGCCtgcgttctttttctttcttccatcgtcagccaatcaaaactcagtaGTGTAGTGTTGAAGTTGTGTAGTGTAGGTACAAGTAGCTCAGTCAGCAGTGCAATCGTTTATGATGCTCAAGGACGAAGGTTCATGTCCCACCTTGGAATATTTTAATCTATTGTTCTATTTTTGATAATTGACTTTCAAATAATTTTTAATTAGCAATTAGCTGCCTAGTGTCCAaattgtattgtctctgttgcaatttgaatcaagtcaaagtcaaatcaaTACAACGATAAGCTGTAAATAGTCAAAAGTGGGTAATGTATAaaataatatattatataaaactGGTGACTTGGATAGTAACTTAGTTAATAAATCCCCACTCTGTTAACACACTTATATTACAGTCAGTACCAGCCAGTGAGACAACAGAGGGAGACTCAGGCCTGCCTGAAGATGTGTCCTCTGTAGCAGCCATGTCCATCTCTTCAGCTGGAGAGGTGGAGGAGGCACCACTCAAGTGGCTGAGAGCCAGGCTACAGAAGCACAAGGACTCACCAACAGCACAACATCGCATCGAGGCCTACAGGTCCTGGGAGGAAGGAGCAGAAATCCTGACCAACAGTGGGTATTCCGACATGGAGGGAGTGAAGGCCTTGGTACTGGGATTCATGCAGCGTGACATGGTATCACCAGACAACacaagtacagtactgtatggaCAGTCATGGCTAAACCTGAATAAAGCCCAACTGAAACAGCTAACGTCTTCCCAGCTACAAGTTGACCCCACGGACAGCACCTGTCTGCTGCTGACAGCCCTACAGCTTCCATATGGAGACAGCCGGGTGCAGACCCTGCAGCAGGTGGTTGCTGCCATCCTACAGCACGGACCTGGAGACTGGCTGTACCAACACCTGCACCTCATCTACTGCTACCTGGGGTGGGCCATATGGATGGCAAGCCCATGGtcaaaaatgatatcaaaactTTTCAAGGGGAGTGACTTGTCTGCTCTAGCCAAAGCCCTGTCTGCCATggctaccgtatattctcgaataaagtacgcacttttttaacttttcaaaattgaaaaggtgctgcaagtttttgccaaagttggggtgcgtactttatttgaggttactgcacagagaaatggtaaaaaaagcctaaaataaagcaaggtggagctacacttctagtaatgtttcaaaacatacacattgttgttgtcttgtagttgtctaaacatgaaacaaagaaattgtctaaacatgatttacataagattggcatttgcatataatccttttgagttagtgactttgacttgtacaactggttttctaccagttcacagtgatttttataatttgcagtaggcaattcacaagtttatacagacaatgacagtgtaaatgcaggttatttcatgcaaaataacctggggaaaacatcataaattttaatttatccagttcaaggtctgttcaaaattggtggagaaggggtgcgtactttatttgagtttttccattttacctttcagtcccaaagatctgtctaagacttgtccaaaatcaggggtgcgtactttaattggggtgcgtactttattcgagaatatacggtagttcCCTTATGTACAAACAGGACCATTTGAACACTGTGTACTACACAGCGCGAATGTCTGAGGAAGTGTCTGAGACAGAAGCAATCAGACAGTTTGAGCACTACCTCAGGCTGGCACCAGAGTGTGATTTCCGTGTGCCACGTGCTCACTACCGCCTGGCCACCCTGTACGGACATCAGCAGGACAGGCAGAAGGTGATTCACCACTTCACCAGGGGGCAGCAGAGGGTCCAGACCAACAGGCTACCTGTGTTTGTTGAGGTCCCAAGATTCATCAAAGATCCTGCCAAAAAGGCATATGAACATTTTAACTGATGCTCTTTTCTGCCCAAATTTACATATTGTATGACAGTGTAAAAGATCTTTCCTATGGCAGAATTCCATTTCAACATTCAATCACTAATCCAATTGACTTCCAAATTCAGTACATTACattatctacaaaatgtattcaacatgtcacaagtataaaaatACAAGCTGTCTAAGGAAGTGTTTGAGATCTCATGTATAATGCAAATGACTGCCAGATTTACGTCGTAAGTTCAACTCTCTTACACATGTCATAAGCAGGAAATTCCAAATGTTACAGGGAATAAGAAAGCCTACAGCAAATTTAACATGGCATtagtgtgatgacgtcacctgaTCCAAGTATAATTGTAATTGGTCACTATATAATTTAAATTGGATTAAAGCTAACTGAAAGCTTACAAGACTGGACTCCTGTACAGTGCTTATGACAAAAGTTATGTCAAAGTGGATGTCAATGGTATCTGCTTTGAAATTCTTTCTTTTAGCATTATACAATGCCTTGCAAGTCCTTCTTTAAATAAAATAGATTGGAAAAGGgtctattgttgttgttgttgttgttgttgtaagtaGTTGTTGTTACCTGAAAAGCAGGTCGTAAGACCGGAGCAGTATCTGGCAAAACATAAAAGTGAAAGTAATATCTAAGTGATTAACAGAGGTAAAACCAAGGGGAGAAAAAGCAATGCTTTTAACGGTGCTAGACCTACACTAGCTGAGCCAAAACATTTACATCCCCGTGAATAAGTATTAATAAACTCTTCCGTTCACACTATGACCCTGAATGCCCTTTACTTCCTTCCACTATGTGTTGAAATGTGCTGATATGTATACAGGTTATGGCAATAACTGCAGAAACAGGCAAAcagacacactgaaaacaaaacttttgtaCAAGGAGGTGACGTTACCaatgaaaaatcacaaactttaTCCCAAAAGTATTGCAGACTTTACATCATGATAGCCTAgcccattcacactcaggcaGTAGacttgtacagtcaaacctgcccgagcgaccacctcttctcagcgaccacctggccatttcgaccgctttttctcggtcccgatttattttcccattgacataagcattaagcgaccttttctcaacgaccacctggccaacgcgaccgcgaccggcccaaattgggacctataacgaccgcatcattttcaagattgaggttttcatcgattttttatgataattagcgcgattttgtgccgaaatcggctagcttgcgtcggattttggggttaaatttacagtttacggtgtgcgtgttgtatttgacattaaagacctcgcttctttgcgtgcgtgcagtgtgcttgctatttgccattaaacacaacggcaaccatttatactttgcatcgggcatgttttgagtcgatactcttctcagcgaccacctgtccaaatcgaccgctttttgccggtcccccgggtggttgtcttgggcaggtttgactgtaattgacTCTACACACCAACATACCCATCAATCATTTATCAATCATTATCGATTATCAGTCTAATATTATATATTGagacatttcatttcaatatcTGGTTCAGAGTGCTCTAGGTTTAACTTTGAAGACGCTAACAGAACACACAAGAGACCCCACAGCTATATTTACCTGCTTGTATTATGGCAATGGAGCAGCATGGCTTACAACCATAGGAGCCTTATTAAGTTACAAGCATTTGTACTTTCTGAATAGTTTCAAGTTTCTGTATGCAAGGCAAAGTCAACAACTCTTTTGTGCAAACTCAGCCACTGTTAGTTCTTACAGGTTGAACGCTGACGAAGATTTTGCTACAAGTACAAACACTGAAGTAATTTTGTGTGGTAGAACATCTAAGCAGTGAatattttccaagaaaatggCAGATGGGACAGAAAGGCAACCACTGCCTGGTTCTGAAGGCCAGATTCCCCCTCCTGACCTTGAGATGGAAGCACAAGAACTGCAGCCTGGacaggtgggggaggggggcaggcagCCTGTGGTGCATGGCGATCATCACTATGAACAGATGGGCCAACTGTCTCTCCAGACTCCAGGACAAGGTAACCAGGTCCCACAGCAGACACCACCTGTACAGCATGGACAACTGGTGCCCCGGGTTCCCGTACAAGGCTACCCATTCCCACAGCAGGCACCATCTTTGCAGCATGGCGACCACCACTATAGACAGACAGGAGTACTGCAGACACCACAGTTCCCTCAGCAGGCTGCACCACTGCAGCTGTACCATCCCAGTCAGCAAGGCTACAGTGCTCCAACAGCCATGATACATCGCTACCGGGGCTTCCCCATGGCTCCCCAACCAGCTGGGCAGGTGCACTACAATGTCCCACCTCCAGGCCCAGAGGCTGCAAACATTGGTGGGCCACCAGCTCTGCAGATGGGTGTAGGTGTAGGCCAAGTagggggtgtttttggtggaGCAACCATCAGGATCCAGGATCAAGCCATCGCAAAAGGAGGCCTCGCCGGAGCCCTTGTTGgtgcagctgctgctgcaggtgcATTTGCAGCTGGCAAGGTTTGTTTGTAGGTGCCTTTTCAGGTGAACCAAGCTgtgagtacaagctgcatatgaTTATAAGGTTTGACTCACTCTCACAGAGATGAAACCCTACTCTCTTCAATAACTGTGGTGGGTTAACATAGTCAAAGtttgtctctcctcaaacatggggccTCCAGCTTTACATGTTCGAGAGGATGTCCCTACCTGGAGCTAAAAGCTAGACACACATTTTCAACTGAGTCAAGTgggaaaatatattaaagaaggGTCTTCCATTGGGGcctgattcaaacccagaacctttataTTCTATTTAATTAAAGTCAACAAAcctacacagggctcgaaataccacctgcatatgcaggttagattaggtgcaggtaaaattggagctgtatttctggtgtctacctgcacctaacctgcactggtccatgtactgggtttataaTATACTTTATATATACATGACTATGACATATTTGTATGTGGATATTTCCAAGCTACATTGACTCTTACTGCCCATGAttactataaagtataaaagaaataatggcaaTTGTTTCTGAACAGTTTAAGTGTGATAAAATACTTCCCAAactctgagtggtgcaggtaaaatttgtctggtgcaggtaatttcccatgttacctgcctggtgcaggtatgtagaaaaaggtatttcgagccctgctacaCAACAAGACCACCTTGCTACCTTTCAGGTTACAGAGTCCCCAGCAGCCATTGTTGGAGCAGGTCTGGCTGCAGGTGTGGCTACAGGACTTACGACCCTGGCAGCTTTCTACTTGAGCAACAAGCAACAAACAGAGGAGGCAATCCGCAGGGTGGTGGAGCGGGAACGACATGTACAAGTGGAGGGGATAGAGGAAGGGTCACTTCTTGTGCGAGTCAAGTTTCTAACACTGGTGAGACACAGAAGAATATCTAAGTTGTATCACCGGACTGTAGAATTGTCATTGCAATATGATAGTTTCATCAGCAACCTACTCACATGTTGCATATGTTTCTCAGTATCAATAATCACTTGTGTTTAACAGCAATGACAACCCATCCTTGTCATGATACAACACAGACAAAAATCACTTGCCCATTGGttgataaagaaatattttatcTCGGAAAAATATGTTGgcttgtttggtttggttttggatctccattagtgattaGCAATCACtatactcttcctggagtctgggtgaatgatgtaaatacATATGTATGGCTGATACGGATGCATGGTCGCCAGGCCTGATGACTTTTGATTTATCACTGTTCCCCCAGGCTGGGTACTGGGTGATGCGCAGCTTGAACGAGAGAATCCACGCGGGGACCGACCGCACCTGTCTGCAGCTGCTGCTGGAGGATGAGCTGCAGAGGGTCGGCTGGACCGGACCGATCCAAGTGGGGCTGGAGGGGTGGTGGTTTGCTGAGGAGGAGGgacaggaagaggaggaggaggcagcAGGGATGGAGCAGGAGGAGAGATGGGAGTGGGCAGGGATGGAGCAGGAGGAGAGATGGGAGTGGGCAGAGATGGGGGACAAACAGGTGGGCTGACAGAtgcttttgttttgatttttcttaTGAACTAATAATACTTGAATTGAATTTCACTACTTGACATTCTTCTCACAAATAATTGACTTTTAAATCAAAAGCTAGTTAACTGCCTAGTGTTCATACTATATTGCCCTTGTTGCAATTCGAATAAAGTCAAATCAATACAACTAGAAGCTGACAGTGTAAATAGTCAAAAGTGGATAATTCATACAATACATAAAACTGGTGAATTGGATAGTAAGAGTACTTAATTTCTCACTTTGTTTACACTTATATAACAGCCTGTACCACCCAGTGTGACAACAGAAGGAGACTCAGGCCTGCCTGAAGACGTGTCCTCTGTAGCAGCCATGTCCATCTCTTCAGCTGGAGAGGTGGAGGACGGGCCACTCAAGCCGTACAGAGCCAGGCTACAGAAGCACAAGGACTCACCAACAGCACAACGTCTCATCAAGGCCTGCAGGTCCTGGGAGGAAGGAGCAGAAACCCTGACCAACAGTGGGTTTACAGACATGGCGGGAGTGAAGTCCTTGGTACTGGGATTCATGCAGCATGACATGGCAACACCAAGTTTCAcaaatacagtactgtatgaCCAGTCATGGTTGAACCTGAATAAAGACCAACTGAAACAGCTAACGGCCTCCCAGCTACAAGCTGATCCCACGGACAGCACCTGTCTGCTGCTGACAGCCTTACAGCTGCCTTTTGGAGACAGCCGGGTGCAGACCCTGCAGCAGGTGGTTGATGCCGTCCTACAGCACGGACCTGGAGACTGGCTATACCAACACCTGCACTACATCTACCTCTACCTGGGGTGGGCCATATGGAAGGCATGCCCTCAAAGTCCTCAGCCAAAGCCAACAATGATGTCAAAGCTTTTCAAGAGGTCTGACCTACCAACTACAAATCTGTCTGCTCTAGCCAAAGCTCTGTCTGCCACGGCTAGTTCCCTTATGTACAAACAGGACCATTTGGACACTGTGTACTTAACAGCCCTACTGTCTAAGGAAGTGTCTGAGACAGAAGCAATCAGACAGTTTGAGCACTTCCTCAGGTTGGCACCAGAGTGTGATCTTGGTGTGCCACTTGCTCACTACCTCCTGGCCACCCTGTACGGACATCAGCAGGACAGGCAGAAGGTGATTCACCACTTCACCAGGGGGCAGCAGACGGAAGCCAACAGGCTACCTGTGTTTGTTCAAGTCTCCAGATCCATCAAAGATCCTGCTAGAAAGGCATATGACCCTTATAACTAACGGTCTACACTTAGATTCTACTCTTGATATCAGTGATTCATTCCTTCACCAGGCCTTACGTAACATACAACAAAATTCAACCTGTTAaggggcagttttgactgtaacagTTTCTACCAACCTTAGTACAGATGCAGATCCTCCTGCCCGGAACCCCAGCCTCTGCATTGTACAGGGACAGGGTCTGTAGCTTGTGTGAATCTGTAGACAGAGAGGGCCCTAAGGTGTCTGGGATTGAGCCTTTCTTCAGCTTGGTTTGTAGCCAGTTACACAGTTGGGCAGTCGCTGGGGTCTCTTCCTCTGTGATAAAGaataatatattatattaaACAGATTACTTTACTGCAAAACCATGCGCATAGGCTAGGGTAATTGTAAATAAAGCAAAACAGTTGTATAGTACAGAGTTGTCTACTTACCAAAGAAGAGAAATATATTAAGAGGGAATGACATCTATTCTACTTTAACTATTAATTATTAGGGGTTTGACTTCTAATAATGACTCTAAATCATtgtaacaacaaaatataaccttttttCAACAATAAGAATTGTCACCAAAAGCAATGCAACATTACATATCATCCTAACAACTACACTATGTCATAGAGTGTGTATAAAGCAGATTTGAATATATCTTTAATTTTGACAATGctaataatgcaaaaataggtaACTACATAAAAGAGTGCTGTAGCATTATTAAGGTACTGAAACCTAAGAATAGTCCTACCTGATTGTAACATGATGATAtttgttcttgtatttatgtgAATTATCATTTGATGTATCattattatgattttgatatggcggctttgaaaaggtgtcctttgacacctttttttgccataccctccattgtcattgtaaataaataaataaaaataaatgataTACAGATTTACTTATGCAAGGCTTAATTGCTTGCTTTAGGATAAGTAAAACATTAAGATTTGTTCTGTGTTTCTTTCTCTTATAGTTTGTAGTCTGTATCCAAGTTCTTTGGTCTTTTGTTCagtcaataaagatttgttatacttatagactTGTCTACCTTTATCTAAGGACAAACAAGACATGCTAGGATGAAGTATTGCATGCATCTGATTAACAGAAATCCGCATGACCAACCTATATCTGGTAAAGACAACACCAGTTTCCAGTAGACATTGGTTTGTTGTCTGACGGCTGGTTTGGACTGGTTGGCTCGTGTCTTTGACAGCTGTTCTCCAACAAGGGCGGGCAGGTCGAGTGGAGCCCACGCCCGCTCCCTCCTAACCCTAGCCTGGAGTCTCCGCATGTCGATAGCGAGGGATGTTACCTCCCAACTCTTCACAAGACTGGGAGATAGAACAAAACATCTCCTATAGCagtatagaaattgctaaactttctttccaacactgaattaatatagggacttaccctaaattttcggtcgaactccgtcgaccttgttcacagaatgaccctctctatctccagcagtgacgtcaggaacacgccacttttgcaggagggggtcataagtatcagaaagtctatgccgCCCTCCCTATAGcaggtctagatttcaaaattttccagggtAAGTATCCCCCCACCCCTCTAGGATTGTTGGGCCTTCAGGGCTCAACAAGATTTCCGAAAttaaaatccaggggacagaaaaaaaatcagactggctagaacactggatAGGACCTTGTTTCCACAAAGGACACTAAGGGAATCCTCACTTGATAGCTTGCAACTATGTAGTTAGATGTGCACAGGCTATAGCTGCATGTATACAGATATAAATACATCTATTTGTCCAAAAATCAGTTGACAATGGTGACGTTTACTCTCGTCAATACAAACTATAACATGATTTGGTAGCAAGTGCAAATATGCCTTTCAATGtatgactactgtactacagaattgtttcagccCCAAACTTAAAATAATGACTGTGTAAACCTCCTTCcctctactgcaaaattaagacTTAGGGAAAAATTAGATTTACAGTACCTCATAGGACTGGCTACAGGTCTCTTCCTCCTGAAGAAGGCTTGGATTTTCTGCCAGGGGAGTCGCTGTGTGGGGGCGCTGCGGAACTCCAGCATGGAGTGGCGTAGGCACTTTCTCATCGCATAGCTGGTGCGCCACCTAGGGGAGCAAGAAAGCATTGCAGTTAAGGGAGGTCTGTCTATCTAAAACTAGTTGAGTAGTATTTTAGTTGATGGCCTTCAAAAACTTCCACCACTGCAATTTATAAAATTAAccaattttgttttgatgaaCTCTACAAAATTTAAATATTATGATTCTTTAGcccaatacatttcatattttcagtTCCTAAATACCTGCACCTGCTGCACAACTAATGTGCTAAATTGCATGCACCGGACAAAAAATAATCTTACCTGCACTACTCCGCTTGAAAAGAAAACTCACATCTAACTGAAACTTTCCACCTTTCACAGGTGATAACAAAAATCCACATCGACTCATCATGTGCTCCAAACCtggctggtgcaggtaaaaagaaataagaaataccTGAACAACTCCTGAATAATATaattatgcaggtggtatttttaACCCAATTGCAGCATTTACAATGCACTTGTTTTTTTATGCATGGGATACATGATAACATTGTCTCTTAAGAAAGAAAATGGCTACCTTTTCCAGAGCCTTGCAGTCTGCATCAGCTGTACACACTGCTCCAGCTCAGCCAGGCGCTGATCCCTCAGCTCTTCAGCTGCCCTCACCACCTCCTGACATACATCCTGCTCACCCTCTACTACTACCTCCTCCTGTACAGCtctcaatacaaaatgtacatatagcaaagatagacaaaaattaatggatataatcacatgtaaatctagcacacctttaccaaagacaaacacaatgtcatatacTAAGTctttcaatctacttatgtcatgtccagactacatatcttcgCATTTAGGTCAGTACAATATGTAATGCCCTAAACAAGAGAGAATCTATTGAACAGTAACAGACCGACCTGtttaacttgcatattacactatgtcaatacgccatttatgttcacattcctgtactatacatgtatgtagttatagaccttagacgagtgtcattgtattaattgacttatcAATGTTGCCATACAATTGTAACCATGTACATATGTCGTGCAgtaataaagttcattcattcattcattcatccttcACAACCAGTGCCAATAGCACACTGGTTGGCAACAATGTAAACTCGGACCATTCCATTGTGGATATAGTACAAAAAACTAGGTGCTCCCGGTCTGTATGATACTGTAATTTAGAAGGTTAATTATTTGCCTGTGTGCTGAAGGAAAATCGCATAGAGGACGACAACTTGGATCGATTAAATTCCACCTTTATTTCATCTTTCTGTGTGTTTCACTGTTTATGCTTTGTGTTTGCTTTTTGGGCCACCCCAATCTAATCTCCTGGTTCTTAGATAGGCCTGCTTCAGTTttcctgattaaaaaaaaactccacgTTTTGGTTCAACCAATAGTTAAAGAAAGTCTTAGATACACGTATTAAAATTTTGCCATTTTACAATGCACTTAATTTTAGTGTCCATTATCATTTAGTTCCTTTGCGTAGTCATAATCTGTATAGACTGACAGTACCAGTAGTAGTAATGTTCAAAACTAAAGAAACGTCAAACAAGCCAACTTCGAGGCTCTTGTAACATTTGGATCCACAGGATTCCTGttctgtacttttttttctagaCTATAAGTAATATTTTCTGTACAAatccaagaaattaaattgctGTGCCCTTTTTCTTCACAAAGCAGACAAATATTTCATataatgtacagtcatgtagttTTCTATGAACAATAGAAATCACTGAATTTTTCTTGTATGATCATCTAAATGGAAATTCAttagaatggactcttccattgtTTGCACAATGTCATACAGAATGAACTACAGCTTTACCTTAGGcaagggtcacatttccaaaccagtgCCCAGCAAGAGTTTGtgggaacgaaaaataaaagtctaACACAGAAATATACTCAAGATATGCTCATGacgaatttttttctttaatctttGCTTTGctgtcatactttttgttcctgTAAACTGCCCAACCAGGCCCCAGTTTGGCAATGTGACTCTAGCATTACAGTGAACATTTCATGGCTGTGGCTCAACCCTTTATAAAACTCTGGAGTAAAATCCTAATCCCAGTGATAACTATTTCATGAGTACTGAAAGTGTTTGGCTTGGAAGTCCCCCATATCCAACAGGGAGTTCAGCAAAATCCTATACGCAGTGATTACTTTTTCATGAGTACTGGAAATGTTTGGCTTGGAAGTCCCCCATGTCCAACAGGGAGTTCAGTCTGAGCTCCGACAAGCGGAAGTCCCTCTTCCCGGCAGCGATTCTCCATCTCAGCTCCTCCAAATaaagggtcacatttccaaaccaatgCCCAGCCAGAGTTTGTGGGAATGAAACATAAAAGTGTCTAAAACACAAATGCTTGTGAcccccttttttttttctctttaatcttaagtgtgttttcttgtctttcatatcataccGGGTACTTTTTATTCCCACCAACTACCTGACCGGACCCCAGTTTACAAATGTGACTCTAGCATTACTTGGAACATTTAATGGCTGTGGCTGAACCTTTTATAAAACTCTGGTATAAAATCCTAATCCCAGTGATAACTTTTTTCATGAGTACTGAAAGTGTTTGGCTTGGAAGTCCCCCATATCCAACAGGGAGTTGAGTCTGAGCTCCGACAAGCGGAAGTCCCTCTTCCCGGCAGCGATTCTCCATCGCAGCTCCTCCAGATTCTCCTCCAGGGACAGTCTTCTCGGCTGGGCGGTCAGATCCAGGAGGTCCGGGCCGGGGGGGCTCGGTAGTCGTTCTCTCTGGAAGAAGAAAGGTATTAGGGGGTACATTTTAGAATCAATGTCTTAGATTAGAAGTCCTCTCAATACCACCCTGCATACTTTATTAcaacttttgtatctgtatgcctgtacttataTAATCCGTATCAAACTTAACTGTCTGGAAGAAGAAAGGTATTAGGGGGTACATTTTAGAatctatgttttagattagttaGAAgacatgccttcaagtaccatagttaccaacctaggattgatggtTTCAGATAATTCATATTTTCTTTCTAACTATCGTAGAGtagaacttgttatcaccaagcacagcagGGTCATTTTTGGTcagtagttttaaagaacacttgcagatacatgtagatgtgcaaaagttatgtTTGActggtcgttcagtgtaatataaccagctactgccatgcctgcaaagctgtttaaccagctatatagatacagatgtcaCCATTTCTCAATCTCATAATACTTAGACAGTTGATATAggctatcatcatcattaaaacACAATCTTTATGGGGTAACACACACCGTGTCCTCTGGTGAACTGAAAGGAGAGACCCCTGGTGGCTGATGCTGGTACTGCCCATCCTCAACATAAACTTGCAGCTGGTCTTCATAGCTGGGGAGACGAACAGAATAAACATTGGAAGGGGAGCTTGACAACAATTACCAGAACAGATGCAAAACTGAACCTGAATCAGGTATAATCTTCAACACAAAGAACATgacttttgtacattgtacatctgaCACTTGCATGGATGCTAGACTGTCTCCAGGGCATACACAGGCCAGTGCATCTGCTTTTCTCAGAATGTTTAAAAAACTTGGGGGGCTGttgtaaaatttccttgggggaTGTTGGCACAAGAGCCCTGAAGCTAGCCTGTGTAGGCCATGGAAACAGTCAGGCTTTGGGTCTAACTCAAGGGGGGCTGTGGTAATAGGTCCTtggggatactgtaaatgcatttaagtttgcggggatttaatttcgcggtagcgggaaaaggaaatttttgcggtggttttaatttcgcggtagcaccacgcactatagtctcttactgccatggaaaaatgtttccggtggttttaagttggcggtgaagcggccaccgcaaaaaacgcgaacattaaccatttctgcacttacagtatgTTGGCCATtgagccgaggagctggcctgtgtaggccctggaaacagtctggtatccagactatacatgtacctctgatGGTATCTCCTGTCGTTTACAGATCAGTTACAGTACATTGTGAGTGGTAACAGGCATAgt comes from Branchiostoma floridae strain S238N-H82 chromosome 2, Bfl_VNyyK, whole genome shotgun sequence and encodes:
- the LOC118409169 gene encoding calcium-binding protein P-like: MADGTERQPLPGSEGQIPPPDLEMEAQELQPGQVGEGGRQPVVHGDHHYEQMGQLSLQTPGQGNQVPQQTPPVQHGQLVPRVPVQGYPFPQQAPSLQHGDHHYRQTGVLQTPQFPQQAAPLQLYHPSQQGYSAPTAMIHRYRGFPMAPQPAGQVHYNVPPPGPEAANIGGPPALQMGVGVGQVGGVFGGATIRIQDQAIAKGGLAGALVGAAAAAGAFAAGKVCL